GTCCCGCGTTACCCTTGTAATTGCTGGGTGCTGTGCTCTAGAGACGCTGCCGGTCTCTGTTTTGTTCCACCCAGTATCCCCACCGCCCCGGACCGTCATTCACTCGCCCGGGCATCGCGCAGGACACCGCAATCGACAATGGTCATAGGTCGAGTATAGGTTCCTGACTGGTCCCCGCAAGCGTGTGTTTGGACTGTTGTAAACTAAACAACGACTACGCGGTTTGAGTGTCAGCTTTTGGCGGCACGGTATTTTTGAATCGACTTCCGGAGGCGAAATGGGCGGCGGGCAAACGTCTTCATTGAAAGTTACCCTCGCATTCGTCGTAGACGAGATGTGGGAGTTCTACCCGAACCTTGCATCGGCCGAGGGCCTTCATAATTACGACGGCCGCATGCCGGACCTCTCCGAGGACGCCTGGCGGGCGAGGGCGAGCCAGGTGCGCGCCGGCATCGCCCAGCTCGAGCCGTTCGATCGCCGCGACGTCGAAGGCACTCTGTCTATGGACTTGGCCCTGACCAGGGCCGCGCTACGCAAGGAGCTTTTCAAAATTGAGGGACTGCGGTCCCGCGCGTGGAACCCCATGGACATGCTCTTCTCAATAGACGTCAGCAACTACGTGATACGCCGGTACGCGCCTCCCGCCGTCCGCGCAGCCGCGCTTACGCGGGCTCTCGGGCGCGTGCCGGAGGTCGTAGAGCAGATGTCGGACGGCCTGAGGGGGCGCGTCAGCAGGCCCATCCTGGAGACCAGCATCGAGGCCTACGCGGGCATGGCGGACTTCTACAGGACCGACCTCGCGGACGCCATCGGTCCGCTCGGCGCCGAGGCCCTTGCGGCTGCACTGGCCGGCGCCGTCGAAAGTGCCGCGCGGGCTGTCGACGGCTTCGTGGAAATCTTGCGGTCCCGGCTTGAAGAGGCGCCGGAGGAGTTCGCCCTCGGGGCCTACAGCTTCCGGACGCTCCTCTCGCTTGGAGAGATGGTGGATACCCCGCTGGAATCCTTGCTCGCGGAAGGGGAGCGGGACCTGCGCCGGAACCTGGAAAGCTTCCGTCGCCTTGCGGAACAGATCGGCCCAGGACGTCCGCTGGCAGATGTCCTGAAGGAGATAGGAAAGGACCACCCCACAAAGGCCTCCCTTGTCTCAGATACCCGCGCCATGCTGGAGGAGATACGGTCTTTCTGCATCGAGCGAGATGTGGTAACCG
This DNA window, taken from SAR202 cluster bacterium, encodes the following:
- a CDS encoding DUF885 domain-containing protein produces the protein MGGGQTSSLKVTLAFVVDEMWEFYPNLASAEGLHNYDGRMPDLSEDAWRARASQVRAGIAQLEPFDRRDVEGTLSMDLALTRAALRKELFKIEGLRSRAWNPMDMLFSIDVSNYVIRRYAPPAVRAAALTRALGRVPEVVEQMSDGLRGRVSRPILETSIEAYAGMADFYRTDLADAIGPLGAEALAAALAGAVESAARAVDGFVEILRSRLEEAPEEFALGAYSFRTLLSLGEMVDTPLESLLAEGERDLRRNLESFRRLAEQIGPGRPLADVLKEIGKDHPTKASLVSDTRAMLEEIRSFCIERDVVTVPSEDRCEVKETPRFMRWAFAAMDDAGVYETNATEAYYYVTPPEDDWPADKQEEWLTSFSYPLLKGISVHEAYPGHFTHHLHTRNIESKLGEVFGAYTFWEGWAHYTEEMMVEQGFAADDSRVRLGVLLEALLRDCRYICAIRMHTMGMTLDEATRFFMENAFIEELPARKEATRGTFDPMYLSYTLGKLQIKRLREEYRARLGDGFSLKAFHDRALSFGAPPIPLLREAMARHGSVNAQ